CTTTTTATTGTTTCTGCTGAAATCTCAGTATTTATTTAGTGTAGACATCCCATGTTGTCTTTACAAGTGTTTCTACATCTGAATACTTTGGTTCCCATCCAAGAAGCTCTTTTGCTTTTTTAGATGTTGTGTAAAGGCTTGCCGGATCTCCCGGACGGCGCGCAACTTCTTCTGCCTTGATTTCTTTTCCGGTAATCTTGCGTGCAGCCTCAATGATTTCTTTAACGGTTGTTCCTTTTTCAGTTCCAAGGTTAAGCATAAGGCTTTCGTTTTTCTTTGAAATGTATTCAAGTGCCATAACGTGTGCCCTTGCAAGGTCTGTTACATGTACATAGTCACGGATACAGGTTCCGTCACGGGTATCATAGTCAGTTCCGAAAATCTTAAGTTCTCTCTGACCAAGAGCTGCTTCCATAACTCTTGGAAGAAGATTTTCCGGTTTCTGTTCAAGTCCGCGGATTACACCTTCAGGATCATAACCTGCTGCATTGAAGTAGCGGAGTGCTGCAAATTTAAGTCCTTTAAGCTGATCGTACCAGCTCATGAATTCTTCAATCTTGAGTTTTGTAAATCCGTAGTAGTTGATAGGTTTCTGCGGATGATTTTCATCAAGAGGAAGATACTGAGGTTCTCCGAAAGTTGCTGCGGAAGAAGAGAATACCATGTATTTGCAGTTGTATTTTACGGCTGCATTCATGATGTTAAGGGTTCCTGTGATATTGTTTACGGAATACTTTTCCGGTTTTACCATAGATTCTCCTGCTGCCTTGTATGCTGCAAGATGAACGAAACCGTCAAAGCCCTGAGCAAAAGCTGCATCGATTTCTGAAGGAATGAGAATATCTCCGTGAATGAAATCGTTCTCAGGGAAGAGATTGCAGCGAAGTCCGCTTGATAAGTTGTCAAATACTGTTACTTTATGTCCAGCCTTCATCATTTCTTTAACGACATGACTGCCGATGTAGCCGGCTCCACCAATAACTAAAACCTTCATATATATGCCTCCAACATTTGCTATATATTGTACTGAATTGTTTTGTTGTATGCAATTTGCTTTCTGATATTTAACATTATATTGTTTCCATCGGAAAAATCGTATATAGTTTACCTTCCTATGATAAAAAAAGAAGTTTTGCAGAATAATGTCGTTCTTGTTTCCGAAGAGGTGGGGGGAGCAAATTCTGCAGCGGTTGCATTTTATTTTAATATCGGCAGCAGGTTTGAATCTGAATCTGAGCGGGGAATTTCTCATCTTACGGAACATCTTCTATTTAAAGGAACTTCTTCCCGTACCAACGCAGACATAACCAGAACTTTTGACAGAATGGGTGCCGTGGTAAATGCTTTTACAGAAAGAGAAAATGTCTGTCTTTACGCACTGGTTCCTGATATTAAGGACAATATAAAAAGAGCTGTTGAAATTTTATGTGACATGAGTACGGAGAGTTGTTTTCCGGAAGAAGAATTCATAAAAGAAAAAAGAGTTGTTCAAAGTGAAATTGCGTCTCTTGAAGATGATTCGGAAGAATGTGCCCTTGATGAAGCTGCCGGTTTTGTATGGAAAGATAAAAGTTTAAGCAGCTCCATAGGCGGTACTATTGCTCAGGTTGAATCAATAAAGCGTTCTCAGATTATGGACTGGTATGACCGGTATTTTTCTCACGGAGAACTTAGTGTTTTTATTACCGGTAAATTCTGCCTGGATGAAGTAAGAAAGCTTCTTGAGAAACTGCCTCTTCATAAAAAATTTCTGATGTATCCTCAGGAAAAGCATTTTGAGAATCCTGTTGAATGGAATGCAGGTTATGATTTTAAGAAATCTTCTTTCAGTCAGTGTCAGATTTATCTTATGTATCCTTTTGTCATGCCGCTAACGGAAAAAGAAAGTTTTGCCATGCTGGTATTCAATGCGCTTACCGGTGATACAATGAGCAGCCGCCTGTTTGAATCGCTCAGAGAAAAAAACGGTCTGTGCTATTCTGTTTTCAGTTTTTTTACCTATTACGAAAATGCCGCCGCATGGTGTGCCAGTGCTTCAACGGAAGAAGATAATGCTGTTAAAACCTCCGTTCTCCTGCAGGAAGAAATCGAAAAGCTTTTGTCAGAAGGAATAACTCAGGATGAAGTTGATGCTGCCATTGAGCATGTTTGCGGTGAAGAAATACTGGCTTCCAATGACATGGAGTACATCCTTAAACGCAATCAGAAAAATTTTTCACTGGGATTTACCCTGCATGATACGGCACGGACGGTTGAATGTATACGAGCCGTTACAAAAAATGATATAATGGAACTGATTCGCAAGCTTATTGTGGATTCAAGAAAGGCTTTGATTGTATACGGTCCTAAGCTTTCTAAAAAAAATAAAAAGGAAATATCATGCAGCAGAAAATAAAGATTAACTGTAAGGTTTCAGAAGGAGCTGTGCTTCCGTGCTATAAAACTGCGGGAGCAGCGGGAGCTGATGTCTGTGCAAATTCATCACTCGTCATAAAAAAAGGCTGCAGGGCTCTTGTGGGAACAGGACTTTTTTTTGAGATTCCTGAAGGATATGAAATACAGGTAAGGCCTAGAAGCGGTCTTGCTTTTAAGAATGGTGTAACTGTTTTAAATACTCCTGGAACAATTGACAGTGATTACAGGGGAGAACTTAAGGTTCTTCTTGCAAATTTCGGAGAGGAAGATTTTACTGTAAATCCTGGAGACCGTATTGCTCAGATTGTAGTTGCACCTGTTACTCTTGGAGATTTTATTCCTGCAGAGGATATTTCTGAAACGGAACGTGGAAGCGGTGGTTTTGGAAGTACTGGAGTTGCATCAAAATAAAAAATGTTTTCATTCGGACTTTCTGCATATATAAAACGAATATTCTCTTCTATTAAATATCTTGGATTTAAAGGAATTCTTGATTCCAGAGTTTCTAATTTCAGGCTGCTGAAGTGGATTTTCGTTTTTGGTTTTATTATTGCAAGAAAACGTTCGGATCATAAATACATGTGTTATTTTGCCGACCGCATATACAGGATGCAGGCTGTAAAAAGATTTGTAATGGTGCGGTATATTGCAAAAGAACTTTTTGTATATTTTTTTGTCTGCTTTCTTTTTTTCTTTGTAGTTTTTTTTGTCAATCAGCTGCTGCTGATGGCCGAAACGGTTTTAAAGAAAAGGGTTCCCGTAAAATATGTTCTGCAGCTTATAGTTTACTGCATGCCGGGAGTTGTTTCTCAAAGTGCTCCTTTTGCAACTCTTGTAGGATTCCTTATGTGTCTGGGACGCATGGTTACTGATAATGAAGTTCTTATTCTCAGGGCAACCGGTCATCGTTATGGGATTCTTCTTGTTCCTGTCCTTATAATGGGAATGCTTATTTCTCTTTTCAGTTTTGTAATGAATGATTATTTTCTTCCGCTGGGTACACTGAAATTCAACAGACTGTATAAATCCATAATCGTTTCAAATCCTGCCGTTGAGCTTGAATCAAATTCAATAAAGAGGCTTAATGATTCTACCCTTATAATCGGAGAAGTTGATAAGCAGCATGTAAGTGATCTTGTTTTCTTTGACGTAAAGGAAGCAAAGGATCAGCGTTTTATTGTTTCTAAAGATGCGGTTGTAAAAAAATCTACCCATGACGGAGTTCTCATGGAACTGGATATGACTTCTCCTGTGGTTCTCATGATGAATAAAAATACTAAGAGGGATTTTGATGTAATTGTTTCTGATGAACTGCGCCTCAATGTTTTTGAGGATTCAATCATAGATACAAATCAGCAGATTGCTCCCCGGGAAATGACCAGCAGTGACTTAAAAAAGAAAATAAACCGGATGAAGGCCCTTACTAATGTAAACAGCAAGCAGCTGAATACTTATATCCTTGAATATAATAAAAAGTTTTCCGTTCCTTTCGGTTCCATTTTTTTTGCTATACTTGCTTTTCCTCTTGCTCTTGTTTTTGGAAAAAAAGACGGTCAGACTTTAGGCCTTATTTTTGGAATAATAATTTCCGTCATGTACTGGGCGGCAAATATTTTAGGACAGATGTTCGGTTTGAGAAGCGGTTATAACGGTTTCTGGATGATGTGGGGACCTAACTTCTTTATAGGTATTGTTGGATTTATTCTTTATCTGAGGCTGAGAAGAAAATGAAGCTTGTGGTATATATGCTTAAAAAGTTCTTTGGAATTTTTTTAGGTTCACTTTTGTTTTTTATTCTGGTCCTCATGCTTACAGATCTTTTAATGAATCTGTGGAGTTATATTTCAAAGTCTGTTCCTTCAAAAACCGTAGGGCACATCATGCTTCTGTATCTTCCTAAAACCGTCTGGTATGCTCTTCCCATTGCCATGCTTTTTGCAACGGCATACATGCTCAGCGATTTTTATGCAAGAAATGAACTGCTGGCTGTTTTTGCTTCAGGAGTTTCTTTATTTAAGTTTGCTGCGCCTCTTCTTATCGTTGCAGTGTTTATGAGTTTCGGGATGTTTTTTCTGGAAAACAATCTTGTAGTAAAAACATTTGCCAAAAAAGAAGCCCTGCAGAAAAAAGTTTTGAAAACCGAAAAGAACATGAACAATGATAATATTGTAATCATGGCTGAGGGCGGACGCATTATTTATCAGGCTGAATATTATGATGATTCCTTGAAGAGACTTTTTACTGTTTACATTATGTTCCGGGATGAAAATAAAAATCTTCAGGCAATAATTGTTGCAGACAATGCAAGCTATCAGACGGATCACTGGGTTTTGTCCGGGGCAACACAGTATTCTTATGAAGACGGTAATGTAAAAATAAAGGGACTTGATCAGGAACTGATAAAGCGGCTTACGGAGAGTCCTGAGACTTTCAGGAATAATACTATTTCCGTAGAAACAGTTAACACTGAGGAGGCCCGGGCTTATATAAGGCATCTTGAAAAAGCCGGCCTGCCGAGTTCGGAAGCAAAGTCCGTATATTATAAGAAGTTTTCATTTCCTTTTGTTCTGGTTATTGTTGTCTTTCTTGCCGTAGGACTTAGCGGAAAGACGAGAAAAAATGTTCTTATAATAAGTTTGTTTCTAAGTATACTTTCAGTTGTTTTATTTTATGTAACTCAGATGATAACCATGCTTATGGCAAAGTTTGGAACTATCCCGCCTCTGTTCGGGGCCTGGTTCCCGGTATTTTTATTTATTGTCATAAGTATTGTTCTCTTAAAATA
Above is a window of Treponema rectale DNA encoding:
- a CDS encoding LptF/LptG family permease, which gives rise to MKLVVYMLKKFFGIFLGSLLFFILVLMLTDLLMNLWSYISKSVPSKTVGHIMLLYLPKTVWYALPIAMLFATAYMLSDFYARNELLAVFASGVSLFKFAAPLLIVAVFMSFGMFFLENNLVVKTFAKKEALQKKVLKTEKNMNNDNIVIMAEGGRIIYQAEYYDDSLKRLFTVYIMFRDENKNLQAIIVADNASYQTDHWVLSGATQYSYEDGNVKIKGLDQELIKRLTESPETFRNNTISVETVNTEEARAYIRHLEKAGLPSSEAKSVYYKKFSFPFVLVIVVFLAVGLSGKTRKNVLIISLFLSILSVVLFYVTQMITMLMAKFGTIPPLFGAWFPVFLFIVISIVLLKYART
- a CDS encoding LptF/LptG family permease gives rise to the protein MFSFGLSAYIKRIFSSIKYLGFKGILDSRVSNFRLLKWIFVFGFIIARKRSDHKYMCYFADRIYRMQAVKRFVMVRYIAKELFVYFFVCFLFFFVVFFVNQLLLMAETVLKKRVPVKYVLQLIVYCMPGVVSQSAPFATLVGFLMCLGRMVTDNEVLILRATGHRYGILLVPVLIMGMLISLFSFVMNDYFLPLGTLKFNRLYKSIIVSNPAVELESNSIKRLNDSTLIIGEVDKQHVSDLVFFDVKEAKDQRFIVSKDAVVKKSTHDGVLMELDMTSPVVLMMNKNTKRDFDVIVSDELRLNVFEDSIIDTNQQIAPREMTSSDLKKKINRMKALTNVNSKQLNTYILEYNKKFSVPFGSIFFAILAFPLALVFGKKDGQTLGLIFGIIISVMYWAANILGQMFGLRSGYNGFWMMWGPNFFIGIVGFILYLRLRRK
- the galE gene encoding UDP-glucose 4-epimerase GalE, with translation MKVLVIGGAGYIGSHVVKEMMKAGHKVTVFDNLSSGLRCNLFPENDFIHGDILIPSEIDAAFAQGFDGFVHLAAYKAAGESMVKPEKYSVNNITGTLNIMNAAVKYNCKYMVFSSSAATFGEPQYLPLDENHPQKPINYYGFTKLKIEEFMSWYDQLKGLKFAALRYFNAAGYDPEGVIRGLEQKPENLLPRVMEAALGQRELKIFGTDYDTRDGTCIRDYVHVTDLARAHVMALEYISKKNESLMLNLGTEKGTTVKEIIEAARKITGKEIKAEEVARRPGDPASLYTTSKKAKELLGWEPKYSDVETLVKTTWDVYTK
- the dut gene encoding dUTP diphosphatase, producing MQQKIKINCKVSEGAVLPCYKTAGAAGADVCANSSLVIKKGCRALVGTGLFFEIPEGYEIQVRPRSGLAFKNGVTVLNTPGTIDSDYRGELKVLLANFGEEDFTVNPGDRIAQIVVAPVTLGDFIPAEDISETERGSGGFGSTGVASK
- a CDS encoding M16 family metallopeptidase is translated as MIKKEVLQNNVVLVSEEVGGANSAAVAFYFNIGSRFESESERGISHLTEHLLFKGTSSRTNADITRTFDRMGAVVNAFTERENVCLYALVPDIKDNIKRAVEILCDMSTESCFPEEEFIKEKRVVQSEIASLEDDSEECALDEAAGFVWKDKSLSSSIGGTIAQVESIKRSQIMDWYDRYFSHGELSVFITGKFCLDEVRKLLEKLPLHKKFLMYPQEKHFENPVEWNAGYDFKKSSFSQCQIYLMYPFVMPLTEKESFAMLVFNALTGDTMSSRLFESLREKNGLCYSVFSFFTYYENAAAWCASASTEEDNAVKTSVLLQEEIEKLLSEGITQDEVDAAIEHVCGEEILASNDMEYILKRNQKNFSLGFTLHDTARTVECIRAVTKNDIMELIRKLIVDSRKALIVYGPKLSKKNKKEISCSRK